In the Alligator mississippiensis isolate rAllMis1 chromosome 7, rAllMis1, whole genome shotgun sequence genome, one interval contains:
- the LOC132251696 gene encoding olfactory receptor 14A16-like, which produces LHYEIIMNGRACVQMAAGAWTASVINCAMHTGNTFSLPFCHSNIINQFFCEIPQLLKLSSSDTYHRELAALAFSVFLALGFFVFIVVSYVQIFTAVWRIPSEQGWQKAFSTCIPHLIVVSLILSTGGIAYMKPISDSPSALDLLAAVLYSVVPP; this is translated from the coding sequence ctgcattatgagataataatgaacgGGAGAGCTTGCGTCCAGATGGCTGCTGGTGCTTGGACTGCTAGTGTTATCAACTGTGcaatgcacactgggaacacctttagtctccccttctgccactcaaatatcatcaaccagttcttctgtgaaataccccagctgctcaagctctccagctctgacacataccacagagagctggcagctcttgccttcagtgtgtttcTAGCTTTAGGCTtttttgttttcatcgttgtgtcatatgttcagatcttcaccgcagtgtggagaatcccctccgAACAGGGCTGGcaaaaagccttctccacctgcattccccatcttatcgtggtctccctgaTTCTTTCCACTGGCGGCATTGCCTACatgaagcccatctctgactccccgtccgccttggatctcctggcagctgttctgtattctgtggtgcctcca